The sequence TGTAGGCTCCCTCATGGCATAAGTTCTGCAAAAATtgcaaatatatattttttatcacAGTTGGATTCAGAATACTTATTTCCTATTGTCCGGGCATTCATCTGAAGGAATGATGCACCGGACAATAtctgatgcaatgcaatgcaagaaatCAAATAATCAGTTCTTTTATGTTTGCAGAAAAACGGTGTCCATTTATGGAATGGATTAGTACTAAAATAACGAAATTTGCACCCCCTTACGCCACACCATGAAACGGGCAAACCAGCATCTTTGCAGTCCTTTTCTTTCAGCGGAAAATTACTGCACCGTTCAACAGGAAATGAAACTATTTTTTCACTAATTGGGTAAAATTGCTTCATTAGATTGGTATCTTGAAAAGAAAACCAAAACTTGTGGATCACGAGTTTTCACCTCCAACAGCAGAGACCATAAGCACTGGCAAATAAATAGAAAATAGGGTGGTTAACATAGATCACCTCCAACCAGAAGAAGAATTTTCTCAGTAGGCTCAGTCTCTCATCACAGTCAGCGGAGTTTATTTGTACAGCTAGATCTGCATGTGATCAATTGAAGATTAATATTGCTTGAGAAGTAGTATACAGCAACATATCAATCAATGTCAAGCCATACAGAAATTCATAACATAGAATTTTGCATTGCAGCATTGAAACCGCAGATCAGCATGATTGAGATCAACCAAAGATTAGTCAATAGAAAAGTAGTACAATGCAATCTTTCAACTGATTTCATGCCAGATAGTAACTCGTAAAGTACAATTTTTGCATAACGGCATTGCAATCGCAGCCTATAGAACTGCTACCAGAGCCTTAAAATTTTACGTAGCTTTAACGTCGTCCTGTGTGTTTTTGGTATTTACCATGTTCTTTGTAGGCCAGTCATGGTTCTGGTAGCAGTTCTATAGGTCGTGATTGGAAGTGAACTATTTCTTTCATAGATTTAACACCAAAACTTCATTCATTTGGTAAAAGCTATACGACGAGAGCATATATCTCTTGGTTAATGCAAATCAACAATAATGAACAACTGGCTAAATGCTTGTCAACTTGAAAAATTCCTGGAATCTGCCTCTTCCCTTTGTAACCATCCACCGGCAAACTAAGACTACTCATTACAACTTGTAGAAATAGACAGATTTAGTGGTTAGAGAAGAGAGATTAATTGAAAGAATGAAAGGGCACCCGAGGCAACTTAATTAACATAGGGAGGCTAAAAAAATCTGCCCATCCAAACTTAGCAATCACCTGGGTAATGATCGAGATACGACAGCCCAATTGCCCCTGTAACATAGCGCTTTGATGCACTTCGCAGGTGTCTTTGTCTGCTCACAGGTTTCCGGTCAGTGGCTTTTCTCCAaagctcttcatattcctttTGATCATATGGCTGACTTAAAACagtgatgagtttttcatcaAATGTAGAGGATCCACTGCAGCTAATAGCAAGAGGTGCTGCTTGTTCATCTTCACATGCCTGGGCCCAAAAAGGAGCTATAGAACAACAGCATCATCATTTAAAGAGAACAGGaaattattcaaaaacaaaCTTACATTTGAATACAAAGGTCCAGTGTAAACTACAAGCCCTCGCTCATCTGTGCAGATAACATCCTGATCATCAATGTTATCTGAAGATGGTCCATCCATTTCATGCTCAGATGCAATTTTATTAGCCTGTGTAAGCCCATATTCACATCCATACATAGCGGAGTCTACCTCCATGTTTTCAAGTGGAGCCACCAAAGGCTCCGGTTCATTTCTGGAACTGCCAGTTCTCAATTCATCATATCTAGCAGGCATGTCTTCTTCTCGCTCGTATACAATGGTCACACCTGGTTCTGGCTCAATAGCCATGAAACCATCCTTGAATTTCACAAGGCTAAGAAATAACTCATAAGATTCATCTGCTGATGGGGTCTTCTTCTGCTTCACATATGCTCTCTTTGGTGAAAAGGAGTGATCCACACTTCCACTGGCATTAACTGCTTTTACATCAGGTCGTTTGCCATTTGGAACACCCTGTCTTCTATGCAGTGAACCATTGGGGAAATTTGGGGTACTGGCCTTTGTGTTCCCATAGGACGTATCATCCTCCTCATACCGTACAGAAACAGGCATGCCATGGTCCCCGTTTGGCACATCAAGGACATAAGTATTCCCATCTTCTCTCAAATTTTCCAGGAAAAGTTTGTAACATGGATCCATTTCTGAAGCGTGTTTACTAATTAGACCATCAAACAACTTGCCCTTCTTGCAAGATGACCCATTCGCTGTTTTCTTGgtcttcataggcaaattcttTTAAGATTCAAGGTGGGTTTAACTtatcaccaaaaaaatcattcATCAGGGACTGCACCAAAATTAATGAATTCAGAGGGCAGCAATCAGGCAATGTGTGCATTCAACCCATGGAAATGTACTAATGATAGCCAACAGCATCACATAATCTAACAATAATGTGAACCTCAATATATCATACCTGATATGCTAGTATACTGGCCACCCTGTGATTGGGGTGGGCATTAGGTTAGTATGAACAATGGGGTTTGGTTATTTTGGTCTACTATAACTTCAGCGTTCAGGATTTCTGCGTATATGGAAACCAATTTGACCacataataaatataaaaaatgaacCGCTTTATTTTTAGTTAGCTCATTTTGTACGAATTAAATTTCTAGGCCCGGGGATTTCTGTATACTACTTCGTTATGGAATCAGAACAATTCGATTTTTTTTTACCCACATTTTGCTTCACGCCATGCGCTCAAAAGGTAGCGACTAGCCATCTACAGAGAAAACGCAGATCAGAACTTCAATGGGAAATCTCAACCACAAAAACGCATTCAATTCTGCGTGGGCGATGAAGAATCGGGCACCTGTTTGCCTGCCGCTAGTGCAAGGgaccggcggcgtggccgcaCGGCCAAGCCACCGAGGGGCGAGGAGTctgcggcggggggggggggggggggaggtggaAGGCAGGGTGGCGGTGGCAGAGAGCCAGCTACCGCGTGGCAGCGGGCGAGtggcgaggaggtggcggcgtcggcgaggctGAGGGGGTCGGCGttgccggcgaggcggcgagggtCGGCGTCGGCGTGCGGTGGCCTGAGGCGAGAGGCGGCGTGCTCTGGCGACTGACTGCGGCACCCTGCAACGTGGCGCAAGTACAGCTGGGATTGGGCCATTATCGGGCCGCAGGAAGCACGACTTTGGTCAACACGGCCCAAAGTCTTATATTTCTATTTCTCTTATCATCCTTATTATTACTTCAAAAATATGCTGATGCATAAATCATCTTCTGTTTGCTGATGACTCGTTGTTGCTTCTGAAAAATGACGAACGGAGTGCAACTCATCTGCAGGATATTCTTTCATTGTATGAGAATTGCTCGGGGCAAACGATTAATAAAGAGAAGTCCTCTATTATGTTCAGTCGAAATGCAAAGAGTGCTGATAAGGAGCAGATGATGGCTGCTCTTGATATTAGAGATGAAGGCCGAAATGAGAAATATCTGGGTCTACCCGTGTACATGGGGAAATCAAAGGAAAAGACTTTTGCATATCTCAAGGACAAGGTTTGGAAGCGAGTGCAAGGATGGAAAGAAAAATTACTGTCCAAGGCTGGGAAGGAGATTTTTGTCAAGGTTGTGGCTCAGGCAATTCCCAGCTATACCATGTCATGTTTTGATCTTACAAAAAAAGTTATGTGATGATATCAGTACGATGATTTGTCGGTTCTGATGGGTTCAGCAAGAAAATGACCGAATGATGCACTGGTTGTCGAAGGATACTTTTTGTACCAGCAAAGATCATGGGGGCCTGGGATTTCGGGATTTACATTTGTTCAACTTAGCAATGCTTGCCAGGCAAGGTTGGAGAATATTAACAAACCCAGATTCTTTGTATGCAAGGGTTCTCAGAGCAAAGTACTTTCCAGATGGTGACTTGTTGAAGGTGCAAGAAAGGCCGGGCATTTCCTATTCATGGCGCTGCATAGTTCGTGGGGGTGCAAGCTCTGAAGAAGGGACTCACTTGGAGAGTGGCTGAGTGGGAGATGGGTCACAGATTAATATTTGGCTCGATCCATGGATCCCAGATGGAGTAACGAGACGGCCAATTACCCCGAGGGGTCAAACACTGATGACACGGGTTTCAGAGTTGATAAATCCAAATACAGGCGACTGGGATCGCCAGTTGATAGAATCTGTCTTTTGGGAGGAACACTGGGGGCGTATTCTCGGCATACCTGTTAAGCCGGGAATGGATGATCTGCTGGTTTGGCACTTTGACAAGAAGGGCATTTTCTCTGTTAAATTAGATTATCATATTTTGATTGCTGACAAGAAGAGAGAGGCTCGCTGGCAGCAAGGAGAGGGTAGCTCGTCCTCCAACGGGGCATCAGACTTTGGTTTTAAGTGGAAGAAGATATGGACTTTAAACTGTCAACCCAAAATGAGACACTTTATGTGGAGATTTACACACAATAGTTTGCCTCTTCGCAAGAACATCAGCAGGCGTGGGATGGATATTGACACTAGGTGTCCAGTCTGATCGAGATTGGATGAGGATGGGGGGCACCGTTTCTTCAAGTGCAAGCTTGTTAAACATTGTTGGAGGGCTCTGAATCTTGAGGGTAAACGACTGGCACTCGCTAACTTACAATCTTCTAAACAAGTGACAGAACACGTCCTTGCAATGCCGGAAAAGAAGAAGCTGCTCATCGTTGGGCATCTGTGGGCATGGTGGGATGCTCGCAACAAAGCAAACTCAGGGGAACAGAGGAGAACTACTGCAGAGGTTATCTATAAAGCACAATCAGTTTTTCTTCAGGAGCAACTAGAAGGAGCAGAAAGAAATGACGCTGGTACGGGGGAGCACAACCAAAGGTGGATTCCACCATCTCCTGATGTCTGGAAGATCAATATTGATGCAGCGTTCTGGGAGAAGGATTTGACGGGAGCCTGGGGCTTTGTTGTCCGTGATAATCATGCTACTGTAGTGATGGCAGGAGCGGGGAGGATGGAGGTGGTGAGCAATGCGCTGTGCGCGGAGGCCAATGCTTGCATTGAGGCGCTACAAGCGGCAGCGGCTCAGGGTATGCAAAacatcattctttttttttgaaggaacagGAGGGGATTAGGATCCCCTACTGATTATATTATAATAAAGAAAACATTTACAGAGTTTTACAACTAAAGGCCTAAGagacaaagaaaaaaaggaaaaaaaaatctgagaCACTATCCAAAAAGGGCTATCCATTCTTTTAAAAAAGTTTTGTGCTTGCTTTTAACCCAGTGCAAAAGCATCATGAGTTCTGTCTTGAAGACCCTTCGACAACTGTCAGTTGAAGGCTGTAGACCTTGGAAGATGAGATCATTTCTTGAAATCCAAATACTCCAACAAAGGAGTATAGCAATGTTCATAAAAACCGGTTTATGAAGCTGGGCCTTGAAGCTATCGATGGTTGAAAAGATATCTGCACCATATGGTATATGCACTCCTATAAGTCCCCAGCAGGCTTCAGCAGAAGGACAATGTAAGAAGAGATGTTCCATAGTTTCTTTAGTGTTACTAGTACATAAAGCACAACTGTAAGAGGGCAAAGACATTGATTTTCGTTTGAGAATGTTCCTTGTACTCAACCTGTCTTTAAGTAACAACCAGAAAAACACTTTATGTTTATTTTGACAGCATGAATTCCATAGCCACTGAAAACTGTGATGAACTTGTGTATGCCCAATCAGATGTTTGCACGCTTTTTGTGATGAAAAGAAAGGATTTCCCCACATGTAACTCCAGTAATCTGTATCAGTGCTCAAAACTTGATTGGCCAGAAGATTTTGTAACAATCCCAACTGTGCAAAGGCTATTTCCGAGAGGGGTAGGTGAAACACCCGATGAAAAGGTTCAGAAGTCTTGGCCTTCTGGAAGCTCAACGATTTGTTTTTAGCAAAGGAGAAAAGTTCTGGATAAGAATGACTTTGCACTTGACCCCCCCAAAGGTCTGTCCAGAAGAGGCAAGTAGAGCCATCTTGAATGTTGCATATAGCCATGCCTTTGTATTTGTCCAGAAGCTTAAGAGTATCTCGCCACCAGAAATATCCTTTTTTAATATGACTAGGGAGCTTGCCATTCTGGTAGTGTTTGTCCCAAATAAGTTGTACCCAGGGTGTATCCACATTGTTGTAAAACTTGTGtaagtttttcaaaagaagCGCTTCATTCTGAGTTTTGAGATTAAGAACACCTAAGCCTCCTTCAGATTTAGGGAGGCAAACCATACTCCAAGCAGCCTTTGGGTGACTTTTTGCATTGATGTCTGATCCACGCCATAAGCAATGCTTTTTGTACTTGTCTATTTGATCAATAACTGTTTGTGGAAGAAGGAAGGTGCACATATGAAACATTGGTAAAGCTGTTAGAACTGCATTTGTCATTTGAAGTCTTCCtgcttgtgagagaaaaattgAAGTACCCTGCAGACGTCTTTCACATTTGGTAACTAGAGGTAAGAAATCCTCTATTTTTGGCTTAGTGATTCCCAAAGGTAGACCCAAGTAAGTGAAAGGTAAACTTTCTGTTGCACAACCAAAGCAGGCTGACAACAACTGCAACTTTTCCTGAGGGACATTCACAGGCACCATTTGTGACTTACTGAAATTCACTTTCAGACCAGTTGCCAAGGTGAAAACATTGAGAATCTCTTTCAAGGCTCTGAGCTGTTCATTGCACCCTTCCATGATGATCAAAGTGTCATctgtgtattgtactattggAAAATTATCATCTGAAAATGAGGGAATTGGTAACTGTAGCACTCGTTGTTTGGCCTTGTTTACTAGAGTTTGCAAGAAGTCTGCTGCAAGGACAAAGAGAAGTGGAGAAAGTGGATCGCCTTGCCTTACTCCTCGTTTGCAATGGAAAGTCTTACCAGGTACACCATTTAACAAAATAGAAGAGGTGCCTGGTTGAAAAATAGAGGTCATCCATCTGATCCAAGTTGTACCAAAACCCTTTCTTCTCATTAATTCTAACATAGCTGCATGTTCCATTCTGTCAAAAGCCTTTTCAAAGTCTAATTTTAGAATGATTATTTCCTTCTTAGATTGATGACAGAGATGCAGATACTCCAAAGTCCAGGCCAAACAATCCTGAATAGTTCTTGATTTGATGAAACCATATTGGTTTTTGTGGATCAAATTTGTAATGATTTTCTGAAGTCTGTTGGCCAGCAATTTGGTTAGAAGCTTCATGGAGCAATTGAGTAGAGAAATGGGCATGTAATCCCCAATCCTACAAGGGTTATCCACCTTGGGTAAGAGTGTGATATAAGAACCATTAATGCTTTGTAAACAAATTTCTCATGTCTGAAAAGCTTCACAAAGAGCATAGAAATCTGCTGATATGATGGGCAAACATTTCTTAAGGAAGTCATTATTAAAACCATCAGGCCCCGTGACTTGTTTGTAGCTAAAGATTTTATTACATCATCAATTTCTTCATGTGTGAAAGGGACTTCTAGAATTTCTATATCATCAGCCATACTAATTAGTTCTTCAAGATTGTCTGGCAGTGAAATGTCATTTGAAGATCCTAACCTTTCTTTGTATGCTGTCCAAAGCATTTCAGCCTTTACACCATGATCAAAAATCTCTTCATTACTTTCAGTTTGCAAAGAAGTGATAAATTTTCTTCTATGCCGAATGGTTGCAGTTGAGTGAAAAAAGCTTGTTCCTGCATCCCCAAATTTGACCCACCTTACTGTTCCTCTTTGCTTCCAATATATCTTCTGTTGATGAAGTAAAGCAACTAATCTCTCATTTAAAATCTCTTTAAAGTTTCATTCTTCTAAGGAAAGATCTCTATGTTCTTCTAGGATCTCCATAAAGGAAAAAACCAATTTAACATTGGAGATAGTGGATGACAGACTGGAAATATTTTGTTGCCAAGCTTTTAGCACTCTCCTGAGATTTTTGAACTTGGCTGTCAGGCGTTTTGCTACATCAGTTTAAAAGGTGGGAATTGACCAGCCATGCTGAACAAtttgcagaaagtgttcatgctccatccaaaaattttcaaagcgAAAAATGCTTCCTTTGGGGATGTCAGTTGCTACCTCTATTAAACAAGGTGAGTGATCTGAAACTTCTGCAACAAGAGCTGTGGCTTTGGTACAAGGGTAAAGGAGTGTCCAAGAGGTTGAAGTGAAAAACCAATCAATTCTTTCCAAAAGAGGTGGTTGCTGCTTATTTGACCAGGTAAAATGTTTTCCATGTAAGGGAATTTCTATAAGCCCAAGGTAACTGATGGCTTCATTAAAAAGAAGCATTTCTGAGACATCTCCTCCTGGtctatttctattttcaggGGCTCGCATGAGATTGAAATCTCCAACAATTAACCAGTCTTGTTCATCTGGCATTTGAATGTTTTTGAACCAATCACAAAACTCTCTCTTTCCTTCAGGTGTGCATGGAGCATAGATATTTGTTAACATCCAGTAGTTACCAGTGTGGagagatttgaattcaacagaCATTGCAAAATCATTTTGAAAAACCAGTGTGCCTTCAAAAAAGACTCCATTCCAGGAAACTAGCATCCCTCCTGAAGCTCCTCTCGATGGGACATAAACAAAATTGTCAAAGGAGGCTGGGAATATTTTCTTTAGAAATTACAAATCCACATACATTTTCTTGGTTTCTTGAAGACAAATAATATCACACCTGttttcaattattttatttCTAATGGACTCCCATTTACTGTCTGAGTTAATGCCTCGAACATTCCAACTAAGAACTTTCCAAGCACGTTTATGTAGAGTATTCATATAAACCATACCAAAGTGTCAGATTTGAAGGAGTATGCAGATAACTCCAGTAGAGAAGAAACCACACAGTGACCACATAacaaagagagaaaaaagataATCTTTTCATGAAAGAAACGTTGCACTCCAGTAGTCTCACTTCTTGACACATTAAAGAAGCACCCCCACATATAGTGTGTTACAGACCAGATATAAAAGTCTCGACAGCAAGACATTACAAAATCCCAGAAGAACCATGACCACTGACCAAACATGTCTGGGCAGACGAACCTGAAGATAGAACTAGTGCTTGAAGGAAATAAATGGCCCTGTAGCCATGTAAATAAACCCAAAAGAACCCTAGTAAAATTAGGGTATTCACTTCCTTGGTTTGTTCTCTGTATTTTTAACAAACTTCTCTTTTTTCCCCCTTTGGTTTTGTTGGCTGGTTTCCTTCAAGGATGACAGCTTCCTCGATTTCTGGGTCTCTTTCACCTTCCTTTTGGGCTTGATAACCTCTGAAACTACTTCAGGCTTGGACTTTACTCCAATTGCAGCTTTAGTTTTGGCTTTCTTCTTCACCAAGTTCTCCTGGGACAATTTCTTCTCCTCAATTTTACAAAATTCCACTCCCAAATTTTTTATGAGTGTTGGTGAAAGAACAGGTGGCTCACTGTCACAAGATAAGCAATTCTTTCCTGCACAAGGACTTGCTTTAAAACCTCTATTTGCTTTTTTGACTCTTAAACTCCTTCTGACTGCAGAGTCAACTAAAATTTCAGCTTGTTTaacttttttcttctttggaaCTGAGCTGCACTCTCCTAGAGTCTCAATCTTGGAAGACAAAGGTTATGGGGGTGGCGTTAAATCTTCTAAAACTATTTTCCCTTTCTTATCCTGAGTTAAAGGTGCAGAAGACTTCTGACAGAAAATCTGGGGATTTGTCGGGCAGTCATTTGGGATGGAGAACAAGATGGAACCATGCTTACCATTGAAGAGATCCCAGGCTTTAGATTGCACAAAGTTACTAGCCCAGTTGAAGTGAGTTGGGGAAAGCATGAGTTTGGTAAAAAAATTACTCCATTCAACTGGAATATTGACTGTGGGCTAGTTTGAAGATGCACAATTAAAGTGAGTAGCCCATAACCTGACTGCTTCTGCATTTTGACTGCAAGCCAGCCCACCTCCGCAGCGAGTGCGGCCAGCCCGCGTCGGCAGCGCCGCTGCAGCCGGCCCACCTgtgcagcgccaccgccggccgttgcagcgccgctgccgtcgACGCCTCCAGAGTTCCGCTCCCCAAGCCCAACGTTTCCCTCCCCACCGCCTTGAAGGATTTCGGCTAGTCGGCGATGAGCTCAGCTGTGTTGCCAATGGATAAAGGACCCGGTGATTTGCTGGAGCTTCAAGAAGATCACCAGCTAGCCTACTTGGTGAAGGACTGGGATTTTTCCACTGGCAGAAGATTTGAGGCAGAGGTCTGCAGTAAGTTCAACATCTCAATGCATAATCCCTCCTCATCCCCGCATGGTTCTTTCTTCCTACTGGTCATCTTCCGGCGTTTCACTTTTCGTCTCACGGAGAATTCGGTGAGCCTGGCTCTGCATTCTTGCCTTGGCGGTTCACCGTCAGATTTTCATGTCACCTATCTTCGCGATAGGCATTTCAAGATCTCTGTTTCTTGCAAGCAAGTGGGTCTGCTCATCCATTCGTTGAAGAGGATCACAACCTCTCATTTTGATGTCTATTTTCATCtgtggagagagggaggagatgaATGGAGGCGTGAAATGGCCAAATggcttgaggaagaagaaagaagctGGACCAAAGTAGTGAGTCGACATCAAGCTAGAAAGAAGAAATCCCATCCTCCAAAAAAATTTTGTTTCAGAGAAAAGCTTGTCCAAGTCTCTCCAAAGGTAAAATCAAGGCCAATAGAAACTCAAAGGGTCATCAAAATTGGCAGCATCTTCTGTTATATTCCACACACAAACTCTGCATCCTCAAGTTCCATTCCTGCTCATGAAGTCGTCGATCCAACAGCCATGCATCAAGCAGATCAAGAGTTTCATCGTGCTGAAGATCGAAGagagaagcacgacggccattTCACAGGTCAGTctgaaattcaaattcaaaaggtGTTTCAAAATCTGAAACAGTCTTTTCGAGAAGTGCAACAGAGAAAGAAGAATAACCATAGGCAGCTAGCCCACAACGCTTCGGGCAATGAGCAAGCAAATCAATGCATATGCGGCTCAAGGCTTTTTTGCTCCAAGTGCCTCGGTAATGGGCACGACCTAAGTGCCTGCAATAATTCTATTAGATGCTGGTTCTGCTTTAACTATGGCCATAAAGCAAAGTTTTGCTTCAAAAAAAGGGTCGCTGGTAAATTGCAATGGGCTGTGAAGCATCGAATTGAAGATGGGCCTCCCAAGGAACCAGCCCAGGAAACCGAACCAGCCCAAGAAACCACTCCACCCTCAGACCCAGTAGCTGATGCAG comes from Panicum virgatum strain AP13 chromosome 4K, P.virgatum_v5, whole genome shotgun sequence and encodes:
- the LOC120703747 gene encoding uncharacterized protein LOC120703747, which produces MKTKKTANGSSCKKGKLFDGLISKHASEMDPCYKLFLENLREDGNTYVLDVPNGDHGMPVSVRYEEDDTSYGNTKASTPNFPNGSLHRRQGVPNGKRPDVKAVNASGSVDHSFSPKRAYVKQKKTPSADESYELFLSLVKFKDGFMAIEPEPGVTIVYEREEDMPARYDELRTGSSRNEPEPLVAPLENMEVDSAMYGCEYGLTQANKIASEHEMDGPSSDNIDDQDVICTDERGLVVYTGPLYSNACEDEQAAPLAISCSGSSTFDEKLITVLSQPYDQKEYEELWRKATDRKPVSRQRHLRSASKRYVTGAIGLSYLDHYPDLAVQINSADCDERLSLLRKFFFWLENLCHEGAYMPWISKPLACNPILPDEYEPTPTVETCKDDL